The following are encoded together in the Nocardioides thalensis genome:
- a CDS encoding 6-phosphofructokinase, with the protein MRVGVLTGGGDCPGLNAVIRAVVRRGVKEFGFDFVGFRDGWRGPLEGHTMELGIQQCRGILPRGGTILGSSRTNPFKVDDGVQKITDNLKAAGVDALVAIGGEDTLGVATKLADLGVNVVGVPKTIDNDLSGTDFTFGFDTAVNIATEAIDRLHTTAESHHRVLVVEVMGRHAGWIALHAGIAGGASAVLIPEQPFDIEAVCDHVETRFQTQYAPIIVVSEGALPADGSGMTLQSGEKDAFGHVRLGGIGDRLAKEIEQRTGKEARAVVLGHIQRGGTPTAFDRWLATRFGLQAIGAVADGEYGVMVALRGTDIVRVPLIEGTGELKVVSPAEYAEAQVFFG; encoded by the coding sequence ATGCGCGTCGGCGTGCTGACCGGTGGGGGCGACTGCCCGGGGCTCAACGCGGTCATCCGCGCGGTGGTCCGCAGGGGAGTGAAGGAGTTCGGGTTCGACTTCGTCGGCTTCCGCGACGGCTGGCGCGGTCCGCTCGAGGGCCACACCATGGAGCTCGGGATCCAGCAGTGCCGCGGCATCCTGCCGCGCGGCGGGACCATCCTCGGCTCCTCGCGCACCAACCCGTTCAAGGTCGACGACGGCGTCCAGAAGATCACCGACAACCTCAAGGCGGCCGGCGTCGACGCGCTGGTCGCGATCGGCGGCGAGGACACCCTCGGCGTCGCCACCAAGCTCGCCGACCTCGGCGTCAACGTCGTCGGGGTGCCCAAGACCATCGACAACGACCTCTCCGGCACCGACTTCACGTTCGGCTTCGACACCGCGGTCAACATCGCCACCGAGGCGATCGACCGGCTGCACACCACGGCCGAGTCGCACCACCGCGTGCTCGTCGTCGAGGTGATGGGCCGCCACGCGGGGTGGATCGCCCTGCACGCGGGCATCGCGGGCGGCGCGTCCGCCGTGCTCATCCCGGAGCAGCCGTTCGACATCGAGGCCGTCTGCGACCACGTGGAGACCCGGTTCCAGACCCAGTACGCCCCGATCATCGTCGTGTCGGAGGGCGCGCTCCCGGCCGACGGCTCGGGCATGACGCTGCAGAGCGGCGAGAAGGACGCGTTCGGCCACGTGCGGCTCGGCGGCATCGGCGACCGCCTGGCCAAGGAGATCGAGCAGCGCACCGGCAAGGAGGCCCGCGCGGTCGTGCTCGGTCACATCCAGCGCGGCGGCACGCCGACCGCGTTCGACCGCTGGCTCGCCACCCGGTTCGGCCTCCAGGCGATCGGCGCCGTCGCCGACGGCGAGTACGGCGTGATGGTCGCCCTGCGCGGCACCGACATCGTGCGTGTGCCGCTGATCGAGGGCACCGGCGAGCTCAAGGTCGTCAGCCCGGCCGAGTACGCGGAGGCGCAGGTCTTCTTCGGCTGA
- a CDS encoding DUF1028 domain-containing protein codes for MTYSIVARSADGESWGVAVASKFLAVGAAVPAAVAGVGAIATQADANVAYKGIALAHLDEGATAGVALQRLLEEDDGREHRQVGIVDVDGGAASHTGHECIDHAGGVIGEGYAIQGNCLAGPEVIEAMEAAWKATPVDAALADRLMTVLLAGEEAGGDKRGRQSAALLVVREGAGYGGRDDVAVDLRVDDHEAPVQELERLLGLNDLYLTATTDEEKVVVDDALREELESFARDAGHPDFATWVGTENYEMRVAADLSWIDERILAIVRR; via the coding sequence ATGACGTACTCGATCGTGGCCCGCTCCGCCGACGGTGAGTCCTGGGGCGTGGCCGTCGCGTCCAAGTTCCTCGCGGTCGGCGCAGCAGTCCCCGCCGCGGTGGCGGGCGTCGGGGCCATCGCCACCCAGGCCGACGCCAACGTGGCCTACAAGGGGATCGCGCTCGCGCACCTCGACGAGGGCGCCACCGCGGGGGTCGCCCTGCAGCGGCTGCTGGAGGAGGACGACGGCCGCGAGCACCGCCAGGTCGGCATCGTCGACGTCGACGGCGGCGCGGCGTCCCACACCGGCCACGAGTGCATCGACCACGCCGGCGGCGTGATCGGCGAGGGCTACGCGATCCAGGGCAACTGCCTGGCCGGCCCCGAGGTCATCGAGGCGATGGAGGCGGCGTGGAAGGCCACGCCGGTCGACGCCGCGTTGGCCGACCGGCTGATGACGGTGCTGCTCGCCGGCGAGGAGGCGGGCGGCGACAAGCGCGGGCGGCAGTCGGCGGCGCTCCTCGTCGTACGAGAAGGAGCCGGGTACGGCGGCCGCGACGACGTCGCCGTCGACCTGCGCGTCGACGACCACGAGGCCCCGGTGCAGGAGCTCGAGCGGCTGCTCGGACTCAACGACCTCTACCTGACCGCCACCACCGACGAGGAGAAGGTCGTCGTCGACGACGCCCTGCGCGAGGAGCTGGAGTCCTTCGCCCGCGACGCCGGCCACCCCGACTTCGCCACCTGGGTCGGCACCGAGAACTACGAGATGCGCGTCGCCGCCGACCTCTCCTGGATCGACGAGCGCATCCTCGCCATCGTCCGTCGCTAG
- a CDS encoding response regulator, translated as MTDAPARVRVMVVDDHPMWREAVERDLEAAGFTVVATAATGTEAINRAAAARPQVVVLDLQIPPPNGVEVTATVLQADPSARVLILSASGEQDDVLEAVKAGATGYLVKSASREELVEAVRRVAAGDSVFTPGLAGLVLGEFRRIQQPTTPPGEQLTERETEILKMVAKGLSYKQIAERLVLSHRTVQNHVQNTLRKLQMHNRVELTRYAIEQGLDG; from the coding sequence ATGACGGATGCGCCGGCCCGGGTGCGGGTGATGGTGGTCGACGACCACCCGATGTGGCGCGAGGCCGTGGAGCGCGACCTCGAGGCGGCCGGGTTCACCGTGGTCGCGACCGCGGCGACGGGCACGGAGGCGATCAACCGGGCGGCCGCTGCTCGCCCGCAGGTCGTCGTGCTCGACCTCCAGATCCCGCCGCCCAACGGCGTCGAGGTCACCGCGACGGTGCTCCAGGCCGACCCGTCGGCGCGGGTGCTGATCCTGTCGGCCTCCGGAGAGCAGGACGACGTGCTCGAGGCGGTGAAGGCCGGTGCCACCGGCTACCTGGTGAAGTCGGCGTCCCGCGAGGAGCTGGTCGAGGCGGTCCGCCGGGTCGCCGCCGGCGACAGCGTGTTCACGCCGGGGCTCGCCGGGTTGGTGCTGGGGGAGTTCCGCCGCATCCAGCAGCCGACGACGCCGCCGGGGGAGCAGCTGACCGAGCGCGAGACGGAGATCCTCAAGATGGTCGCGAAGGGGCTCTCCTACAAGCAGATCGCCGAGCGGCTCGTGCTCTCCCACCGCACGGTGCAGAACCACGTCCAGAACACGCTGCGCAAGCTGCAGATGCACAACCGGGTCGAGCTGACCCGCTACGCGATCGAGCAGGGCCTCGATGGCTGA
- a CDS encoding AAA family ATPase: protein MARNRSQVMVGRDEEISRLLDAADRARSGDPVLVLVTGEAGIGKSRLVRELTDRLDDALVLVGHGVDLSSGDLPFGPVADTLRDLRRKRGADALGAGEQRALAPLLPGVADDGTSDRARLMSGVIALVERLAADELVCWVVEDLHWADAATRDLVSILARGSGGRLLLVTTVRTDDPAVPAVRVAELTAYVDGLVRLPATEVVRVDRLGDDDVRRQLASLVDEPLPVDVARKIIDVGDGIPFVVEELAAARGRSGLSTVESVAGARLGSLSGSGRRLVEAAALGDGHLHHVLLETVLDLPAEELDEAVLDAISAGILEEDRGGDGFRFRHALLRDAADRSIPPVARRGWHRRWAQAIRDHAGLIATDPALLASAHHWAQADDPEEAAVAAAAATGAAARAGAARVELDLWARMLELWPRATESLEAMGLTRHDVLAEAIQVGYGALETGEYIARLDGWAATAQDEAETAAIELARLSLLPAKGDLPSMQALSTELRDEWLVALRSIAPDRLTIDAIAAIASFYAADDPVADALLEDMTAAAEELGYEHGLVNAWAIWSWRMAARGDPAGASDGLERFLRRPVAMSYGVWRLDGNLVYCLAIQGRHREALAAAERAMARVADPRSVGPAFEHIVENACYSWLRTGEWERVRELITTSRPFWGPGVTLGEVRLGELQLLTTGRLDDPEVFRHDLAHPTPGGSDAVSLCYLLAVHAAHQGDLTEMRRLLAEPWSHPDPVGFTDRLWPIVVSAIRVEADAAVRSPDPADRPAAEEHVATIEAIAARLQRWGGLGEAWSVEVDAQVARFRGEEALSLFEGAVAAWERIDHVHDAAVARVGLAEAQLAAGERDAARRTGQEAAAVARRLGAAPLAAQVEELLRLGRLASGPRGAEAAAGVLTARETEVLALLSEGRTNEQIAGELFMSPKTASVHVSRIIAKLGAANRTEAAAIARRANLV from the coding sequence GTGGCACGCAACCGCAGCCAGGTCATGGTCGGCCGCGACGAGGAGATCTCGAGGCTCCTCGACGCGGCTGATCGTGCGCGCTCGGGCGACCCGGTCCTCGTGCTGGTGACGGGAGAGGCCGGCATCGGCAAGAGCCGACTGGTGCGCGAGCTCACCGACCGGCTCGATGACGCACTCGTGCTCGTCGGGCACGGCGTCGACCTGTCCTCCGGCGACCTGCCCTTCGGCCCGGTCGCCGACACCCTGCGTGACCTTCGGCGCAAGCGTGGCGCCGACGCGCTCGGCGCCGGCGAGCAGCGGGCGCTCGCGCCGCTGCTGCCCGGTGTGGCGGACGACGGCACCTCCGACCGGGCGCGGTTGATGTCGGGCGTCATCGCGCTCGTCGAGCGGCTGGCGGCCGACGAGCTGGTCTGCTGGGTGGTCGAGGACCTCCATTGGGCCGACGCCGCCACCCGCGACCTCGTCAGCATCCTCGCCCGCGGCTCCGGCGGGCGCCTGCTCCTGGTGACGACGGTCCGCACCGACGACCCGGCGGTGCCCGCGGTCCGGGTCGCCGAGCTGACGGCGTACGTCGACGGGCTCGTCCGGCTGCCCGCGACCGAGGTCGTGCGCGTCGACCGTCTCGGGGACGACGACGTACGGCGGCAGCTCGCCTCGCTCGTCGACGAGCCGCTGCCTGTCGACGTGGCGCGCAAGATCATCGACGTCGGAGACGGCATCCCGTTCGTGGTCGAGGAGCTGGCCGCCGCGCGCGGCCGCTCCGGCCTCTCGACGGTGGAGTCGGTGGCCGGCGCCCGGCTCGGGTCGCTCTCGGGGTCCGGCCGCCGACTGGTCGAGGCCGCCGCGCTCGGCGACGGGCACCTGCACCACGTGCTCCTCGAGACGGTGCTCGACCTGCCCGCCGAGGAGCTCGACGAGGCCGTGCTCGACGCGATCTCCGCCGGGATCCTCGAGGAGGACCGCGGCGGCGACGGCTTCCGCTTCCGGCACGCCCTCCTGCGCGACGCCGCCGACCGCTCGATCCCACCGGTCGCGCGCCGCGGCTGGCACCGGAGGTGGGCGCAGGCGATCCGCGACCACGCGGGGCTGATCGCGACCGACCCGGCGCTGCTCGCGTCGGCCCACCACTGGGCGCAGGCCGACGACCCCGAGGAGGCGGCGGTCGCGGCGGCCGCGGCGACGGGCGCCGCGGCCCGCGCGGGCGCGGCCCGCGTCGAGCTCGACCTGTGGGCGCGGATGCTCGAGCTGTGGCCCAGGGCCACCGAGAGCCTCGAGGCCATGGGCCTCACGCGGCACGACGTGCTCGCCGAGGCCATCCAGGTCGGCTACGGCGCGCTCGAGACCGGCGAGTACATCGCGCGGCTCGATGGCTGGGCGGCGACGGCCCAGGACGAGGCCGAGACCGCCGCGATCGAGCTCGCGCGCCTCTCGCTGCTCCCGGCGAAGGGCGACCTGCCGTCGATGCAGGCTCTCAGCACCGAGCTCCGCGACGAGTGGCTCGTCGCGCTGCGCAGCATCGCGCCCGACCGGCTCACGATCGACGCGATCGCCGCCATCGCGAGCTTCTACGCCGCCGACGACCCGGTCGCCGACGCTCTGCTGGAGGACATGACGGCTGCCGCCGAGGAGCTCGGCTACGAGCACGGCCTGGTCAACGCCTGGGCGATCTGGTCGTGGCGGATGGCGGCCCGCGGCGACCCGGCGGGCGCCAGCGACGGGCTGGAGCGGTTCCTCCGCCGGCCGGTCGCGATGTCCTACGGCGTGTGGCGGCTCGACGGCAACCTCGTCTACTGCCTCGCCATCCAGGGCAGGCACCGTGAGGCCCTCGCCGCCGCGGAGCGGGCGATGGCGCGGGTCGCCGACCCGCGCAGCGTGGGGCCCGCGTTCGAGCACATCGTCGAGAACGCCTGCTACTCCTGGCTGCGCACCGGCGAGTGGGAGCGGGTGCGCGAGCTGATCACGACCAGTCGTCCGTTCTGGGGTCCGGGCGTGACGCTCGGCGAGGTGCGCCTCGGGGAGCTCCAGCTGCTCACCACCGGACGCCTCGACGACCCCGAGGTGTTCCGCCACGACCTGGCTCACCCCACGCCGGGCGGGTCCGACGCGGTGTCGCTGTGCTACCTGCTCGCCGTGCACGCGGCGCACCAGGGCGACCTCACCGAGATGCGCCGCCTCCTGGCCGAGCCCTGGTCACACCCCGACCCCGTCGGCTTCACCGACCGGCTCTGGCCGATCGTGGTCAGCGCGATCCGGGTGGAGGCCGACGCGGCCGTCCGCTCGCCCGATCCGGCCGACCGGCCCGCCGCCGAGGAGCACGTCGCGACGATCGAGGCGATCGCCGCGCGGCTCCAGCGCTGGGGCGGCCTCGGCGAGGCATGGAGCGTGGAGGTCGACGCCCAGGTCGCGCGGTTCCGCGGCGAGGAGGCGCTGTCACTGTTCGAGGGCGCCGTGGCTGCCTGGGAGAGGATCGACCACGTCCACGACGCGGCCGTCGCCCGCGTCGGGCTGGCCGAGGCACAGCTGGCAGCGGGCGAGCGCGACGCGGCCCGCCGTACGGGGCAGGAGGCCGCGGCCGTCGCGCGGCGGCTGGGCGCCGCGCCCCTGGCCGCGCAGGTCGAGGAGCTCCTCCGGCTCGGCCGGCTGGCGTCGGGCCCTCGTGGTGCGGAAGCCGCGGCCGGCGTACTGACCGCCCGGGAGACCGAGGTGCTCGCGTTGCTGTCCGAGGGACGCACCAACGAGCAGATCGCGGGCGAGCTGTTCATGTCGCCGAAGACCGCGAGCGTGCACGTCTCGCGCATCATCGCCAAGCTCGGCGCGGCCAACCGCACCGAGGCCGCCGCGATCGCGCGGCGCGCCAACCTGGTCTGA
- a CDS encoding flavin reductase, with translation MTIHSSHPFADAEPDPARRFRGRTGGAVTLWAAGDGATRAGLTVTSLMVALGPDPAVLALLDPDSDLTEELRDSGRGVVQLLSWGHRQLAEAFAGTAPAPGGPFRQAAFEQTEWGPRLASADTWAGVTLVDERDVGWSVEVTCRIDRVEVGDDEAPLLHRRGRFQRG, from the coding sequence GTGACGATCCACAGCTCCCACCCGTTCGCCGACGCCGAGCCCGACCCCGCACGGCGGTTCCGCGGCCGCACCGGGGGAGCGGTGACGCTCTGGGCCGCCGGCGACGGTGCGACCCGGGCCGGCCTCACGGTCACCTCGCTGATGGTGGCGCTCGGGCCGGATCCCGCGGTGCTCGCCCTGCTCGACCCCGACTCGGACCTCACCGAAGAGCTTCGCGACAGCGGCCGCGGCGTCGTACAGCTGCTGTCGTGGGGCCACCGGCAGCTGGCCGAGGCGTTCGCCGGCACGGCCCCGGCGCCGGGCGGCCCGTTCCGCCAGGCGGCGTTCGAGCAGACCGAGTGGGGGCCGCGACTCGCGTCCGCCGACACCTGGGCCGGCGTCACCCTCGTCGACGAGCGGGACGTCGGCTGGTCGGTCGAGGTCACCTGCCGCATCGACCGCGTCGAGGTCGGCGACGACGAGGCGCCGCTGCTGCACCGGCGCGGGCGGTTCCAGCGGGGATAA
- the macS gene encoding MacS family sensor histidine kinase: protein MTASPAAVAVESRMFRALAVLRVVVLVNTVGWSIYRDSFDRAALGWTAVAVMAAWTVGSIALYRAPHRRTPTVLVVDLGLALAMLLLTPVVKGADFNASIPGFWINGALIAWAIRFGWRGGAVAGVLLGGCDLLVRSDPGQHEFGNVFLILLAGTMVGFVCESLQQMAGERDLAQREAAAATERARLARVVHDGVLQVLALVQRRGGELGGEAAELGRLAGEQEQALRTLIRTQDSVAASRPAGEADLAAAVGVLGARPGVEVVVPGGPVMLPASTVDEVVAAVTACLDNVTRHVGEGAPAWVLVEDLGDHVELSVRDEGPGIPEGRLDEAAADGRLGVSESVRGRVRDLGGTATLLTGSFGTEWQIVVPRAGGAR from the coding sequence ATGACGGCGTCCCCGGCGGCGGTCGCCGTCGAGAGCAGGATGTTCCGCGCGCTCGCGGTGCTGCGCGTCGTGGTGCTCGTCAACACCGTCGGCTGGAGCATCTACCGCGACAGCTTCGACCGTGCCGCGCTCGGCTGGACCGCGGTCGCGGTCATGGCGGCGTGGACCGTTGGCTCGATCGCGCTCTACCGCGCCCCGCACCGCCGTACGCCGACCGTGCTCGTGGTCGACCTCGGGCTGGCGCTCGCGATGCTGCTGCTCACGCCGGTGGTGAAGGGCGCGGACTTCAACGCCTCGATCCCGGGCTTCTGGATCAACGGCGCGCTGATCGCGTGGGCGATCCGCTTCGGCTGGCGCGGCGGAGCGGTGGCGGGCGTGCTGCTCGGCGGCTGCGACCTGCTGGTCCGCTCCGACCCGGGCCAGCACGAGTTCGGCAACGTCTTCCTGATCCTGCTCGCCGGCACCATGGTCGGCTTCGTGTGCGAGTCGCTCCAGCAGATGGCCGGCGAGCGCGACCTCGCCCAGCGGGAGGCGGCGGCCGCCACCGAGCGCGCCCGGCTCGCCCGGGTCGTGCACGACGGCGTGCTCCAGGTGCTCGCCCTGGTGCAGCGCCGTGGCGGCGAGCTCGGCGGCGAGGCGGCCGAGCTCGGTCGGCTGGCGGGGGAGCAGGAGCAGGCGCTGCGGACCCTGATCCGCACCCAGGACTCCGTGGCCGCGTCGCGTCCGGCGGGCGAGGCCGACCTCGCCGCGGCCGTCGGCGTGCTCGGCGCCCGGCCCGGGGTCGAGGTCGTCGTCCCCGGCGGCCCGGTCATGCTGCCGGCGTCGACCGTCGACGAGGTGGTTGCCGCGGTCACCGCCTGCCTCGACAACGTCACCCGCCACGTCGGCGAGGGCGCACCCGCGTGGGTCCTCGTCGAGGACCTCGGCGACCACGTGGAGCTGTCCGTGCGCGACGAGGGACCGGGCATCCCCGAGGGCCGGTTGGACGAGGCCGCCGCCGACGGCCGGCTCGGCGTGAGCGAGTCGGTGCGCGGGCGGGTCCGTGACCTGGGCGGTACGGCGACGCTGCTCACCGGATCGTTCGGCACCGAGTGGCAGATCGTGGTGCCGCGGGCAGGAGGAGCGCGGTGA
- a CDS encoding lysophospholipid acyltransferase family protein yields MFYYFLKFIALGPFLKLVFRPRAEGVENVPVEGPAILASNHLSYADWLFMPLVVPRKVSFVAKAEYFTSPGIKGWLQKTFFSGTGNIPIDRSGANAAAGALISAKRVLAAGEVFGIYPEGTRSHDGKLYRGKTGIARLTLETGVPVIPVAVVGTDVVAPPGKKFGRWTRPHVRFGEPLDFSRYAGMENDRFILRSVTDEIMYEIMRLSGQEYVDMYATRAKEEAKKAASKGEGDEPRKLAS; encoded by the coding sequence TTGTTCTACTACTTCTTGAAGTTCATCGCGCTAGGACCGTTCCTCAAGCTGGTGTTCCGGCCGCGCGCAGAAGGCGTCGAGAACGTCCCCGTCGAGGGGCCGGCGATCCTCGCCAGCAATCACCTCTCCTATGCCGACTGGCTGTTCATGCCGCTGGTCGTGCCGCGGAAGGTCAGCTTCGTGGCGAAGGCCGAGTACTTCACCAGCCCGGGCATCAAGGGCTGGCTGCAGAAGACGTTCTTCTCCGGCACCGGCAACATCCCGATCGACCGTTCCGGCGCCAACGCCGCGGCCGGCGCGCTGATCTCGGCGAAGCGGGTGCTGGCCGCGGGCGAGGTCTTCGGCATCTACCCCGAGGGCACCCGCTCGCACGACGGCAAGCTCTACCGGGGCAAGACCGGCATCGCCCGGCTCACCCTCGAGACCGGCGTCCCGGTCATCCCCGTCGCGGTCGTCGGCACCGACGTGGTCGCGCCGCCGGGCAAGAAGTTCGGCCGTTGGACCAGGCCGCACGTCCGGTTCGGCGAGCCGCTCGACTTCAGCCGCTACGCCGGCATGGAGAACGACCGCTTCATCCTGCGCTCGGTGACCGACGAGATCATGTACGAGATCATGCGGCTCTCCGGCCAGGAGTACGTCGACATGTACGCCACCCGTGCGAAGGAGGAGGCCAAGAAGGCCGCCTCGAAGGGCGAGGGCGACGAGCCGCGGAAGCTCGCGTCCTGA
- a CDS encoding alpha/beta hydrolase: MTDVNAPLFADARPELTGGRRIGVLLSHGFTGSPASMRPWGEHLAAQGYGVAVPLLPGHGTTWQDLNQHTWADWSSALDEAFVKLRAEHDAVVVGGLSMGGGLALRVAADHPDEVAGLMLVNPAVATERLDVKLLPLLKHLVPSFPAIANDIKKQGVDEHGYSRTPLKAIHSLIRGWKPLRADLPRVTAPVIYFRSTVDKVVDHASQPLIVDGVSSTDVTVVPLEDSFHVATLDNDAPIIFERSSEFVARVTHADATA, from the coding sequence ATGACCGACGTCAACGCGCCGCTGTTCGCCGACGCCCGCCCGGAGCTGACCGGCGGACGCCGGATCGGGGTGCTGCTCAGCCACGGGTTCACCGGGTCTCCGGCCTCGATGCGTCCGTGGGGCGAGCACCTCGCGGCGCAGGGGTACGGCGTCGCCGTACCCCTCCTGCCCGGGCACGGGACCACGTGGCAGGACCTCAACCAGCACACGTGGGCGGACTGGTCATCAGCATTGGACGAGGCGTTCGTGAAGCTCCGCGCCGAGCACGACGCCGTCGTCGTCGGCGGCCTGTCCATGGGCGGTGGCCTCGCGCTGCGCGTCGCGGCTGACCACCCCGACGAGGTCGCCGGGCTGATGCTGGTGAACCCCGCCGTCGCGACCGAGCGGCTCGACGTCAAGCTGCTCCCGCTGCTCAAGCACCTGGTGCCGTCGTTCCCGGCGATCGCCAACGACATCAAGAAGCAGGGCGTCGACGAGCACGGCTACTCGCGCACGCCGCTGAAGGCGATCCACTCGCTGATCCGCGGGTGGAAGCCGCTGCGGGCCGACCTGCCGCGCGTGACCGCACCGGTGATCTACTTCCGCTCGACCGTCGACAAGGTCGTCGACCACGCCTCGCAGCCGCTGATCGTCGACGGCGTCTCCTCCACCGACGTCACCGTCGTCCCGCTGGAGGACTCCTTCCACGTCGCGACCCTCGACAACGACGCCCCGATCATCTTCGAGCGCTCCTCGGAGTTCGTCGCGCGGGTCACCCACGCGGACGCGACGGCCTGA
- a CDS encoding ROK family protein, translated as MLVGVDVGGTKVLAVELPFAGPDVAPVRTAQRPMPGREASDTAVEDAVVGAVLDLADGRPIEMVGVSAAGLVDARRGRVMFGAHVPWRDAPVRDRLESRLAEHLRKPGLGTQRAGRTPLPALLRHGPSVVIDNDANCAAYAEIVAGAARGASSALMVTVGTGIGGAVIIGGQVVHGHHGFAGEFGHMRVVPDGRPCECGLRGCWEQYCSGRALERAVRLTLGPDVVGKDVAAMARAGDETARDAIAGIGEWLGTGLAGLVSALDPERVIVGGGVSSDGDLLLDPARRMLAESLQGTAYRAVPPIVAAKFGPEAGAVGAALLVRAVTRGRRRPRGPWATAASASPGTGSLRRTRRRAEGRPSRGW; from the coding sequence GTGCTCGTAGGCGTCGACGTCGGCGGCACCAAGGTGCTGGCGGTCGAGCTCCCGTTCGCCGGGCCCGACGTGGCCCCGGTCCGTACGGCGCAGCGGCCGATGCCCGGGCGCGAGGCCTCCGACACCGCGGTCGAGGACGCCGTCGTCGGTGCGGTGCTCGACCTCGCCGACGGGCGACCCATCGAGATGGTCGGCGTCTCCGCCGCCGGCCTCGTCGACGCGCGTCGCGGCCGGGTGATGTTCGGCGCGCACGTGCCCTGGCGCGACGCCCCCGTGCGCGACCGCCTGGAGTCGCGGCTCGCCGAGCACCTCCGAAAGCCGGGGCTCGGCACCCAGCGGGCCGGCCGCACACCGCTGCCGGCGCTGCTGCGGCACGGCCCGAGCGTCGTGATCGACAACGACGCCAACTGCGCGGCGTACGCCGAGATCGTGGCCGGCGCCGCCCGTGGCGCCTCCTCGGCCCTGATGGTCACCGTCGGCACCGGCATCGGCGGCGCCGTCATCATCGGCGGGCAGGTCGTCCACGGCCACCACGGCTTCGCCGGGGAGTTCGGCCACATGCGGGTGGTGCCGGACGGACGGCCGTGCGAGTGCGGGCTCCGGGGCTGCTGGGAGCAGTACTGCAGCGGGCGGGCACTCGAGCGCGCCGTACGGCTGACGCTGGGGCCCGACGTCGTCGGCAAGGACGTCGCCGCGATGGCGCGCGCCGGCGACGAGACCGCGCGCGACGCGATCGCCGGCATCGGCGAGTGGCTCGGCACCGGGCTCGCGGGCCTGGTCTCCGCGCTGGACCCGGAGCGGGTGATCGTCGGCGGCGGCGTCTCCAGCGACGGCGACCTGCTGCTCGACCCCGCGCGCCGGATGCTCGCCGAGTCGCTCCAGGGCACGGCCTATCGCGCGGTGCCGCCGATCGTCGCGGCGAAGTTCGGGCCCGAGGCCGGGGCGGTGGGCGCAGCGCTGCTGGTGCGTGCCGTCACACGCGGGCGCCGTCGTCCCAGGGGTCCCTGGGCGACCGCGGCGAGCGCGTCACCAGGTACAGGAAGCCTCCGACGAACGCGACGGCGAGCAGAAGGCCGGCCCAGCCGGGGATGGTGA
- a CDS encoding ROK family glucokinase yields MTTPDPSAVTCGIDIGGTKIAGALVDAAGTILAESRVESPATDPEAIESAVATLVGELSKTHPVSGVGVGAAGYIDSDRSTVLFAPNIAWREEPLGADLAKRIGLPVVVENDANVAAWGEFRYGAGGDVDDQLMVTVGTGVGGGVIIDGRLLRGAFGVAAEIGHLCLVPEGRICGCGNRGCFEQYASGSALVRETREAAAASSLLARDLVERAGGDPAGITGPLITEAAREGDRFAIEQLQRLGHWLGHGIASLVAVLDPAVIVIGGGVSEAGDLLLDPIRETFERELTGRGFRPQAEIRRAQLGNRAGVIGAADLARV; encoded by the coding sequence ATGACCACGCCCGACCCCTCGGCGGTGACCTGCGGCATCGACATCGGCGGCACCAAGATCGCCGGCGCCCTGGTCGACGCTGCCGGCACGATCCTGGCCGAGTCACGGGTGGAGTCGCCGGCGACCGACCCGGAGGCGATCGAGAGCGCCGTCGCCACCCTGGTCGGCGAGCTGTCCAAGACCCACCCGGTCAGCGGCGTCGGCGTCGGCGCGGCCGGTTACATCGACTCCGACCGGTCCACCGTGCTGTTCGCGCCCAACATCGCGTGGCGGGAGGAGCCGCTCGGAGCCGACCTTGCCAAGCGGATCGGGCTGCCGGTCGTCGTCGAGAACGACGCCAACGTCGCCGCCTGGGGCGAGTTCCGGTACGGCGCCGGCGGCGACGTCGACGACCAGCTGATGGTGACGGTCGGCACCGGCGTCGGTGGCGGCGTCATCATCGACGGCCGCCTCCTGCGCGGCGCGTTCGGCGTCGCGGCCGAGATCGGCCACCTGTGCCTGGTGCCCGAGGGACGCATCTGCGGGTGCGGCAACCGCGGCTGCTTCGAGCAGTACGCCAGCGGCAGCGCGCTGGTGCGCGAGACCCGGGAGGCGGCGGCGGCGAGCTCGCTGCTCGCCCGCGACCTGGTCGAGCGCGCCGGGGGAGACCCGGCCGGCATCACCGGCCCCTTGATCACCGAGGCCGCCCGCGAGGGCGACCGCTTCGCGATCGAGCAGCTGCAGCGGCTCGGGCACTGGCTCGGCCACGGCATCGCCTCGCTGGTGGCCGTGCTCGATCCCGCCGTGATCGTCATCGGCGGCGGCGTGAGCGAGGCGGGCGACCTGCTCCTCGACCCGATCCGTGAGACGTTCGAGCGCGAGCTCACCGGCCGGGGCTTCCGCCCCCAGGCCGAGATCCGCAGGGCCCAGCTCGGCAACCGGGCGGGCGTCATCGGCGCGGCCGACCTGGCGCGGGTCTGA